In bacterium, a single window of DNA contains:
- the rapA_1 gene encoding RNA polymerase-associated protein RapA, with protein sequence MQLEEIKQGSIILGLLPQRPVEVHSVTWRGSKSVEVIYRDPAGLVASRILFRTDEHRLQLAQAGQPWSLEADGAALRLVSEAERIHLAHLFDPYLAIHLSTVDPLPHQITAVYDILLQRDRIRFLLADDPGAGKTIMAGLLIRELQVRGDLQRCLIVCPGVLVEQWQDELFSKFGVQFDIMTREAIEASRTGNWFGETDLAICRLDMLSRNESLQEQLGASHWDLIVVDEAHKMSASYFGSDLKLTKRYRLGQLLSRLTRHYLLMTATPHNGHDEDFQLFLALLDGDRFEGKFRDGAHQIDTSDLMRRMVKEELLTMDGKKLFPPRFAHVAPYALSPLEAALYAAVTEYVREEFQRVERMADEGRKRTVGFALTVLQRRLASSPEAILRSLERRRDRLQREQREMETYQRGSQELLRLTASAPPEDIQEWEDEAPAEEVENFEDQVTDLATAAQTITELRLEIQSLERLVVLAQQVHQSEEDSKWVSLASLLQQDAGLTLPSGDRRKLVIFTEHRDTLHYLRLKLETLLGTPEAIVCIHGSMGREERKKSETRFKTDDTALILLATDAAGEGINLQVAHLMVNYDLPWNPNRIEQRFGRIHRIGQREPCHLWNLVSTETVEGYVYGVLLRKLEVQRANLGDKVFDVLGQVTFGENRSLRELMLTAIRTGESPELRAQQEEILDVALDQLRDLIDEHALIHDVMETRRVQDIRRELARAHAMRLQPRYIGAFFADAFARLGGQLIPREPDRFEIPHVPVELRRRDREIGTREHVAEKYQRVTFDKTLRSLSGKVPAEFLCPGHPLLDATIDLIREQYGHLLRQGAILVDPADPTTVPRWLVFLRHEVRGGPLNVEGRGRLLSARMQFVFGSLEQGAEGDSARIRSWEAGGNAPYLDCRPLEPEEIEPCREFFQQPGWQLAPCETEALAFAIEELVEPHLAQVTERQWTQLDKIHAAVRARLTVEYNYLDLRASELREKEAMGKQQKRSAADLERRADDLRERLQQREAELQAAREIWAEAPVVIGGALILPQGLLDQIQGRMGVDSDATAAERKRIEFLAMQAVLRAERSAGRLPEDVGALKRGWDVESLDPETGDTLFIEVKGRTVGADTVTVTSGEQRAALNDLEHFRLALVSVDGEATTLRYVREPFAQAPEFHVASTNYHWRELWERGRHAANDP encoded by the coding sequence ATGCAACTGGAAGAGATCAAGCAAGGATCCATCATTCTCGGGTTGCTTCCCCAACGCCCAGTCGAGGTGCACAGCGTTACCTGGCGGGGATCAAAGTCGGTCGAGGTGATCTATCGGGATCCCGCCGGGCTCGTGGCAAGCCGAATCCTGTTTCGCACCGATGAACATCGACTCCAGCTCGCGCAAGCGGGGCAACCCTGGAGTCTGGAGGCCGACGGTGCGGCGCTGCGGCTCGTGTCGGAAGCGGAGCGGATCCATCTCGCGCACCTCTTCGATCCGTACCTCGCAATCCATTTATCAACCGTCGATCCGCTCCCCCACCAGATCACCGCCGTCTACGACATCCTGCTGCAGCGCGACCGTATCCGCTTTTTGCTCGCCGACGATCCCGGGGCGGGCAAGACAATTATGGCCGGGCTCCTGATCCGCGAGCTGCAGGTACGCGGCGATCTTCAGCGCTGCCTGATTGTTTGCCCGGGAGTGCTGGTGGAGCAATGGCAGGATGAGCTGTTCTCCAAGTTCGGCGTGCAATTCGACATCATGACCAGGGAAGCCATTGAGGCGAGCCGAACCGGGAATTGGTTTGGGGAAACGGATCTGGCGATTTGCCGATTGGACATGCTAAGCCGGAATGAGTCATTGCAGGAGCAACTGGGCGCCTCTCACTGGGATTTGATCGTGGTCGATGAGGCGCACAAAATGTCGGCGAGCTACTTTGGGAGCGATCTGAAGCTCACAAAACGCTACCGCCTTGGCCAGCTTCTGAGTCGGCTGACGCGGCACTATCTGCTAATGACCGCCACGCCGCACAATGGCCATGATGAAGACTTCCAGCTCTTTTTGGCTCTGCTTGATGGCGATCGCTTCGAAGGAAAATTCCGCGATGGCGCCCACCAGATAGACACATCCGACCTCATGCGACGCATGGTGAAGGAAGAGCTCCTGACGATGGATGGAAAGAAGCTCTTCCCGCCACGGTTCGCGCATGTCGCTCCCTATGCGCTCTCTCCTCTCGAAGCTGCGCTCTACGCGGCGGTCACCGAGTATGTCCGCGAGGAGTTTCAGCGAGTGGAGCGCATGGCCGATGAAGGCCGCAAACGGACCGTGGGCTTTGCGCTGACCGTGCTCCAACGCCGACTGGCATCATCCCCCGAAGCGATTTTGCGTTCGCTGGAGCGGCGTCGTGACCGGCTTCAGCGTGAACAACGCGAAATGGAAACCTACCAGCGCGGCTCGCAGGAGCTGCTTCGCCTGACGGCTTCCGCACCGCCGGAGGATATCCAGGAATGGGAAGACGAAGCCCCGGCCGAGGAGGTGGAAAACTTCGAAGACCAGGTCACCGACCTCGCGACAGCCGCACAGACCATCACCGAGCTTCGGCTGGAGATTCAATCCCTCGAACGACTGGTGGTGCTCGCACAGCAGGTGCACCAGAGCGAGGAAGACAGTAAGTGGGTGAGTCTCGCCAGTCTCCTCCAGCAGGATGCCGGACTGACCCTCCCGAGTGGGGATCGTCGAAAACTGGTCATTTTCACCGAGCACCGCGACACCCTCCACTACCTGCGCCTCAAGCTGGAAACCCTGCTGGGCACCCCCGAGGCCATCGTCTGCATCCACGGCAGCATGGGACGGGAAGAGCGAAAGAAATCGGAGACCCGCTTCAAAACCGATGACACCGCCCTCATCCTGCTGGCCACCGATGCCGCCGGCGAGGGCATCAACCTGCAGGTCGCCCACCTCATGGTGAACTACGACCTGCCCTGGAATCCCAACCGCATCGAGCAGCGCTTCGGACGCATTCACCGGATCGGCCAGCGCGAACCCTGCCACCTCTGGAATCTGGTGTCCACCGAGACGGTCGAGGGCTATGTCTATGGTGTCCTGCTCAGGAAACTTGAGGTCCAGCGCGCGAACCTGGGCGACAAAGTGTTCGATGTCCTCGGCCAGGTGACCTTCGGCGAGAACCGGTCCCTCCGCGAACTCATGCTCACGGCCATCCGTACGGGAGAGAGCCCCGAGCTCCGGGCCCAACAGGAGGAAATCCTCGATGTCGCCCTCGATCAGTTGCGCGACCTCATCGATGAGCACGCCCTGATCCACGATGTCATGGAGACCCGCCGGGTCCAGGACATCCGCCGGGAACTCGCACGCGCCCACGCGATGCGCCTGCAACCTCGTTACATCGGCGCATTTTTCGCGGATGCGTTCGCCCGTCTTGGTGGCCAGTTGATTCCCCGGGAGCCGGATCGCTTTGAAATCCCCCATGTGCCGGTGGAATTGCGACGACGCGATCGGGAGATCGGGACCCGGGAGCATGTCGCCGAAAAGTATCAGCGCGTAACCTTCGACAAAACACTCCGCAGCCTCTCCGGAAAAGTTCCCGCCGAATTCCTCTGCCCGGGGCATCCGCTCCTCGATGCCACCATCGATCTCATCCGCGAACAGTATGGCCATCTCCTCCGTCAGGGCGCGATCCTGGTCGACCCCGCCGATCCGACCACCGTCCCCCGCTGGCTGGTGTTCCTGCGCCACGAAGTCCGGGGTGGCCCCTTGAACGTCGAGGGCCGGGGGCGGCTGCTCTCCGCCCGGATGCAATTTGTGTTCGGTTCCCTTGAGCAGGGCGCGGAGGGCGACAGCGCGCGCATCCGTAGCTGGGAAGCCGGGGGCAATGCGCCGTACCTGGACTGCCGTCCTTTGGAGCCCGAAGAAATCGAGCCCTGTCGCGAATTTTTCCAACAGCCGGGTTGGCAACTGGCCCCCTGCGAAACTGAAGCGCTCGCCTTTGCCATCGAGGAGCTGGTCGAGCCACACCTGGCTCAGGTCACCGAGCGTCAGTGGACTCAGCTCGACAAAATCCATGCGGCGGTCCGGGCACGTCTAACCGTGGAGTACAACTACCTCGACCTGCGCGCCTCGGAATTGCGGGAGAAGGAGGCGATGGGAAAGCAACAGAAGCGTTCCGCCGCCGATCTGGAACGTCGCGCCGATGACCTCCGCGAGCGCCTTCAGCAACGGGAAGCCGAGCTCCAGGCCGCCCGCGAAATCTGGGCGGAAGCGCCAGTAGTCATCGGGGGGGCGCTGATCCTCCCACAGGGACTCCTCGATCAGATTCAGGGCCGCATGGGCGTGGACTCCGATGCCACCGCCGCCGAGCGCAAACGGATCGAGTTCCTGGCCATGCAGGCGGTGCTCCGGGCGGAGCGGAGTGCCGGGCGGCTGCCGGAAGATGTTGGCGCTCTGAAGCGTGGCTGGGATGTCGAGTCCCTCGATCCCGAAACCGGCGACACGCTCTTCATCGAAGTGAAGGGCCGCACCGTCGGTGCGGACACCGTGACGGTGACCTCCGGAGAACAACGCGCTGCGCTGAACGATCTGGAGCATTTCCGGCTGGCTCTGGTTTCGGTGGACGGCGAAGCCACGACCCTGCGTTATGTCCGCGAGCCGTTCGCTCAGGCGCCTGAGTTTCACGTCGCCTCCACGAATTACCATTGGCGCGAGCTTTGGGAGCGAGGTCGGCATGCCGCAAACGATCCTTGA